Within the Balnearium lithotrophicum genome, the region ACCTCCTTCAAGCCGTAGAACCTTCTGGAGTGCTTCTTGAAATGCCATGTTTTACTCCTGGTAGTTTTGTGGAATACTCAAATTTCAAGAGAGGACTCTTTAAGAAGAGTCTGGGAGAAACTTCGCTTGGGTGTGTATTCTTAAGAAGTTCAATTCCAGCCTGTTTGAATGCAGCGAATACAAGTTCACTACAGAACCACCTGTCTTTACTTTCGATGTTAGGATTCAGAAGGATGAATCCTAATATCCCCAGCCAGTCGTAGGGTTTTCCTATTTGTTTATAGAGGAAATCTCTGATTTTTTCTCTCTGCTCCTTAGTAACTTCCACAGAGTAAACGGCGAATTCTGTT harbors:
- a CDS encoding YiiX/YebB-like N1pC/P60 family cysteine hydrolase, with amino-acid sequence MPKVHVLASKGKSITSQPIKWRQWGFPYTHIAYCFDLSNPDDPYVIEAWWNGVRCGKFSQVHTPGTEFAVYSVEVTKEQREKIRDFLYKQIGKPYDWLGILGFILLNPNIESKDRWFCSELVFAAFKQAGIELLKNTHPSEVSPRLFLKSPLLKFEYSTKLPGVKHGISRSTPEGSTA